The Aeromicrobium senzhongii genome includes a window with the following:
- a CDS encoding helix-turn-helix domain-containing protein translates to MGKLNMPDAVGSAMGSLGEYLRDQRTQAQMSLRQLAELADVSNPYLSQIERGLRKPSAEVLQQIAKALRISAESLYVRAGILDAEQSGAYLVEDAIDRDPRLTTRQKTALRDIYRSFVGTADLEERP, encoded by the coding sequence ATGGGGAAGCTGAACATGCCAGATGCAGTCGGATCGGCCATGGGGTCGCTCGGCGAGTACCTGCGTGACCAGCGGACCCAGGCGCAGATGTCACTGCGACAGCTGGCCGAGCTCGCGGACGTGTCGAATCCGTACCTCAGCCAGATCGAGCGTGGCCTGCGCAAACCGTCCGCCGAGGTGCTGCAGCAGATCGCGAAGGCACTGAGGATCTCGGCCGAGTCGCTCTACGTCCGCGCCGGCATCCTCGATGCCGAGCAGTCGGGGGCCTACTTGGTGGAGGACGCCATCGACCGCGATCCGCGGTTGACCACGCGCCAGAAGACGGCTTTGCGGGACATCTACCGCTCATTCGTCGGAACCGCAGACCTCGAGGAGAGACCATGA
- a CDS encoding DUF2516 family protein: MALVTPLIWWLLLATKVFALVDCVRRKPYDFEMAGTLPKNIWLVILPVSILVDIVFQNPLGILPLLGTVAALVYLAQTRGSGY, from the coding sequence ATGGCTCTCGTGACCCCGTTGATCTGGTGGCTGCTGTTGGCGACCAAGGTCTTCGCCCTGGTCGACTGCGTGCGGCGCAAGCCCTATGACTTCGAGATGGCCGGCACCTTGCCCAAGAACATCTGGTTGGTGATCCTGCCGGTCTCGATCCTGGTCGACATCGTCTTCCAGAACCCGCTGGGGATCCTGCCCCTGCTGGGCACCGTGGCGGCGCTCGTCTACCTGGCGCAGACCCGAGGCTCGGGTTACTGA
- a CDS encoding endonuclease/exonuclease/phosphatase family protein encodes MPTSLLRRVLVALALTSTLLVAPATSAQAAPAKPAKVSKITAKTTTTTLTIRWKRPKRATSFAVCVKTDPGAKRCVRSVRTRKTSVTFKKLKPNSGHDFYYRVRSYRGKKHSAATKWKRANLRVAKGTANRVVGGRGDRLGYQWSPTTSATSYQLQVATDRGFTTGVHTVGRKKTAGTVTGLNGGMTYFARVRGVNGSVKGAWGPVSTAKLAPTPVRATVATYNLCGEDRCRSADSPAWFLRYVPKWTVRKPLAAAVVRSADPDVIVTQESATKTAFHTALPGFTRGAYKSAKTIYFRSSRFTALDGGWITLDSETKRYATWNLLRDRQAGTAFIVVDAHLEPLKGVAKDDRRRKQTQRLISRISAVNPHGLPVVWGGDWNSNASNANQSNYPGGYDAPRREFERHGVVDALTRTTDRLNAELNSANAGVPTPKANGHHVDGIYVPRSGVTVESWLMPANFTDTPTGRQYATPFPSDHNPVVAKLVLATP; translated from the coding sequence ATGCCTACCTCGTTGCTCCGCCGCGTTCTCGTGGCGCTCGCCCTGACCAGCACCCTCCTGGTCGCCCCTGCCACCTCCGCCCAGGCCGCCCCCGCGAAGCCCGCGAAGGTCTCGAAGATCACCGCCAAGACCACGACGACGACCCTGACGATCCGCTGGAAGCGGCCGAAGCGCGCGACCTCGTTCGCGGTGTGCGTCAAGACCGATCCCGGGGCGAAGCGGTGCGTCCGCAGCGTCCGCACCCGCAAGACCTCCGTGACCTTCAAGAAGCTGAAGCCCAACTCGGGTCACGACTTCTACTACCGGGTGCGCTCGTACCGCGGCAAGAAGCACTCCGCCGCGACCAAGTGGAAGCGCGCGAACCTGCGCGTCGCGAAGGGAACGGCCAACCGCGTCGTCGGCGGCCGCGGCGACCGGCTGGGCTACCAGTGGTCGCCCACCACCAGCGCGACGAGCTACCAGCTCCAGGTGGCCACCGATCGGGGCTTCACCACCGGCGTCCACACGGTCGGCCGCAAGAAGACGGCCGGCACGGTGACCGGCCTCAACGGCGGCATGACCTACTTCGCCCGGGTGCGCGGCGTGAACGGCTCGGTCAAGGGCGCCTGGGGCCCCGTCTCGACGGCCAAGCTGGCACCGACGCCCGTGCGGGCGACCGTGGCCACCTACAACCTGTGCGGCGAGGACAGGTGCCGCTCCGCCGACAGCCCGGCCTGGTTCCTGCGGTACGTGCCGAAGTGGACCGTGCGCAAGCCGCTCGCCGCCGCGGTCGTGCGGTCGGCCGATCCGGACGTCATCGTCACCCAGGAGTCGGCGACGAAGACGGCGTTCCACACCGCGCTGCCCGGGTTCACCCGCGGGGCCTACAAGAGCGCCAAGACCATCTACTTCCGGTCGTCGCGGTTCACCGCCCTCGACGGCGGATGGATCACCCTGGACTCCGAGACCAAGCGGTACGCGACGTGGAACCTGTTGCGTGACCGCCAGGCGGGCACGGCCTTCATCGTCGTCGATGCCCACCTCGAGCCGCTGAAGGGCGTCGCCAAGGACGACCGTCGCCGGAAGCAGACCCAGCGACTCATCTCGCGGATCTCGGCGGTGAACCCGCACGGCCTGCCGGTGGTGTGGGGCGGCGACTGGAACTCCAACGCGTCGAACGCCAATCAGTCCAACTACCCCGGCGGCTACGACGCGCCCCGCCGCGAGTTCGAGCGCCACGGCGTGGTCGACGCGCTGACCCGGACGACCGACCGGCTCAACGCCGAGCTCAACAGCGCCAATGCCGGTGTCCCGACGCCGAAGGCCAACGGTCACCACGTCGACGGGATCTACGTGCCTCGGTCCGGAGTCACCGTCGAGTCCTGGCTGATGCCGGCGAACTTCACCGACACTCCGACCGGTCGTCAGTACGCCACGCCGTTCCCGTCCGACCACAATCCCGTCGTCGCGAAGCTGGTGCTCGCGACCCCGTAG